The Candidatus Dadabacteria bacterium genome segment GGCTCCAGCAATGGATACATCCTCGAGAAGAGGACTTGTTATGGCCATCTGCGCTGCCTGAGTCGCCCGGTTCGGACCCTGTGCGAACCCGGAACTCATAAGAGCTTTGCCTCCGTGATTTGCCATTACGCTTTTCACATCGGCAAAATCGACATTGATGTATCCAGTTCCCGTAACGATGTCGGAAATTCCCTTTACCGCTTGGTAAAGAACTTCGTCCGCCTGACGAAAAGCATCAAGAATGCTGACCTTGTGTATGGCCGCAAGCTTGTCGTTGGGGATCACAATCAGCGTGTCGACATATTTGTCCAGCTCCTCAATTCCGTAGTCGGCTTTTTCCCTTCTTGCAATTCCCTCGAATTCAAAGGGCCTTGTGACTATAGCCACGGTGAGAATATCCCTCTCCTTGCATACTTGGGCGATTACGGGAGAAACGCCAGTACCGGTTCCGCCTCCCATTCCTGCGGTTATGAAAACCATGTCGGCCTCTCCGAGAACCTCCGCTATCTTCTCTCTGTCCTCAAGAGCGGCTTCCTTTGCAATCTGGGGATTTCCCCCGGAACCGAGGCCCCTAGATATACTTTCTCCTATCTGGAGTTGCGTCGGCGCCAGTGATTTGCTCAGATCCTGGAAATCCGTGTTTACGGAAACGAACTCCACTTCTTTAAGTCCTCTACTTATCATGGTGTTCACGGCGTTTCCGCCGGCCCCACCTGTTCCTACAACCTTG includes the following:
- the ftsZ gene encoding cell division protein FtsZ — protein: MASFRIENVEGGLGRAKIKVVGTGGAGGNAVNTMISRGLKEVEFVSVNTDFQDLSKSLAPTQLQIGESISRGLGSGGNPQIAKEAALEDREKIAEVLGEADMVFITAGMGGGTGTGVSPVIAQVCKERDILTVAIVTRPFEFEGIARREKADYGIEELDKYVDTLIVIPNDKLAAIHKVSILDAFRQADEVLYQAVKGISDIVTGTGYINVDFADVKSVMANHGGKALMSSGFAQGPNRATQAAQMAITSPLLEDVSIAGAKGILMNVTASEDFGIEELNEACNHVRERANGDIDLIFGLVFDEKAKDFVKITVVATGVENYIDKRVT